In Leishmania infantum JPCM5 genome chromosome 9, the following proteins share a genomic window:
- the OPB gene encoding oligopeptidase b;with=GeneDB:LmjF09.0770: MLSGNTIAASAQPPIAAKKPHRVTFGYVEGEDRGPNPMNPPRYREDPYFWMRDDNRKDPAVIEHLNKEKAYFQARSADIAQLRDDIYTEHISHIKEDDMSAPYVYGKYRYYTREVKGKSYKIYCRVSKDKEPGDVAAEEVIIDVNQVAEGKPFCDVMEVKPAPPEHDLVAFSVDMSGNEVYTIEFKRISDPCQTIADKVSGTNGEIVWGPDQTSLFYVTKDETLRDNKVWRHVMGKPQSEDVCLYEENNPLFSAFMYKAADTNTLCIGSQSPETAEVHLLDLRRGNAHNTLEIVRPREKGVRYDVQMHGTSHLVILTNEGGAVNHKLLIAPRGQPSDWSHVLVDHSEDVFMESIAVRSNYLVVTGRRAGLTRIWTMMVDPQDGVFKASTGLREVVMEEPIFTVHLVAFQMLEYEEPTFRMEYSSLATPNTWLDVNPQDHSRTAVKVREVGGGFDAANYKVERRFATAPDQTKIPLSVVYHKDLDMSQPQPCMLYGYGSYGLSMDPQFSIQHLPYCDRGMIFAIAHIRGGSEMGRAWYEIGAKYLTKRNTFSDFIAAAEFLVNAKLTTPSQLACEGRSAGGLLVGAVLNMRPDLFKVALAGVPFVDVMTTMCDPSIPLTTGEWEEWGNPNEYKYYDYMLSYSPVDNVRAQEYPNIMVQCGLHDPRVAYWEPAKWVSKLRECKTDNNEILLNMDMESGHFSAKDRYKFWKESAIQQAFVCKHLKSTVRLLVRR, encoded by the coding sequence ATGTTGTCGGGCAACACCATCGCGGCctctgcgcagccgccgatCGCCGCCAAGAAGCCGCACCGCGTCACGTTCGGCTACGTGGAGGGTGAGGACCGCGGCCCAAACCCGATGAATCCACCGCGCTACCGCGAGGACCCGTATTTTTGGATGCGCGATGACAATCGCAAGGATCCGGCCGTGATTGAGCACCTCAACAAGGAGAAGGCCTACTTccaggcgcgcagcgccgacattgcgcagctgcgcgacgacATCTACACGGAGCACATATCGCACATCAAGGAGGACGACATGTCCGCGCCGTACGTGTACGGCAAGTACCGGTACTACACCCGCGAGGTGAAGGGTAAGTCGTACAAGATTTACTGCCGCGTGTCCAAGGACAAGGAGCCGGGCGACGTCGCGGCAGAGGAAGTCATCATCGATGTCAACCAAGTCGCCGAGGGCAAACCGTTCTGTGACGTGATGGAGGTGAAGCCAGCACCGCCGGAGCACGACCTCGTGGCCTTCTCTGTGGACATGAGCGGTAACGAGGTGTACACGATCGAATTTAAAAGGATTTCGGACCCGTGCCAAACTATCGCCGACAAGGTGAGCGGCACCAATGGCGAGATCGTGTGGGGCCCGGACCAGACCTCCTTATTCTACGTGACCAAAGACGAGACGCTGCGCGATAACAAGGTGTGGCGCCACGTGATGGGCAAGCCGCAGTCCGAGGACGTCTGCCTCTACGAGGAGAACAACCCGCTGTTCAGCGCCTTCATGTACAAGGCCGCGGACACAAACACACTGTGCATCGGCTCGCAGTCGCCGGAGACGGCAGAGGTGCACCTGCTTGATCTGCGCAGGGGCAACGCCCACAATACGCTTGAAATTGTGCGGCCGCGCGAGAAGGGCGTGCGCTACGACGTGCAGATGCACGGCACCAGCCATCTTGTGATCCTCACCAACGAAGGCGGGGCGGTGAACCACAAGCTTCTCATAGCGCCGCGCGGGCAGCCGAGCGACTGGTCACATGTGCTGGTGGATCACAGCGAGGACGTGTTTATGGAGAGCATCGCGGTGCGCTCGAACTACCTCGTCGTGAcaggccgccgcgccgggCTGACGCGCATCTGGACGATGATGGTGGACCCGCAGGATGGCGTCTTCAAGGCTAGCACCgggctgcgcgaggtggtgATGGAGGAGCCGATCTTCACGGTGCACCTCGTGGCGTTCCAGATGTTGGAGTACGAAGAGCCAACGTTCCGCATGGAGTACTCGTCCCTTGCCACGCCGAACACCTGGCTCGACGTCAATCCGCAGGACCACTCTCGCACCGCTGTGAAAGTGCGCGAGGTCGGCGGTGGCTTCGACGCCGCCAACTACAAGGTGGAGCGCCGCTTCGCTACCGCACCAGACCAGACCAAGATCCCGCTCTCAGTTGTCTACCACAAAGACCTCGACATGAgccagccgcagccgtgcaTGCTGTACGGGTACGGCAGCTACGGCCTTAGCATGGACCCTCAGTTCAGCATTCAGCACCTGCCGTACTGTGACCGCGGCATGATCTTCGCCATAGCCCACatccgcggcggcagtgagATGGGCCGTGCATGGTACGAGATCGGCGCCAAGTACCTCACGAAGCGCAACACCTTTTCCGACTTCATCGCGGCAGCCGAGTTCCTGGTGAACGCGAAAttgacgacgccgtcgcagctGGCCTGCGAGGGGCGTAGCGCCGGCGGCCTGCTAGTGGGCGCCGTGCTGAACATGCGTCCCGATCTCTTCAAGGTGGCGCTCGCCGGCGTGCCGTTCGTGGATGTCATGACGACCATGTGCGACCCCAGCATTCCCTTGACGACGGGCGAGTGGGAGGAGTGGGGCAACCCGAACGAGTACAAGTACTACGACTACATGCTGAGCTACAGCCCCGTGGACAACGTCCGCGCGCAGGAGTACCCGAATATCATGGTCCAGTGCGGCCTGCACGACCCCCGCGTCGCTTATTGGGAGCCGGCCAAGTGGGTGAGCAAGCTGCGTGAGTGCAAAACGGACAACAACGAAATTCTGCTGAACATGGACATGGAGAGCGGGCACTTCTCCGCCAAGGATCGCTACAAGTTCTGGAAGGAGTCGGCTATCCAGCAAGCGTTCGTGTGCAAGCACCTGAAGAGCACCGTGCGCCTGCTGGTTCGCAGGTAA